The genomic segment CCCGCGCCCCGCCACCGCGGAGGCGCGGGGTCGAATTGACGGCGTCGGGGCGACGGGGCAGGCTGACGGCATGCCCCGTCGCGTCGTGCTGCTCGTGTTCGACGGCATGAAACTGCTCGACGTCACCGGGCCGGCCGAGGTGTTCAGCGAAGCGAACCTGATGGGCGCCGACTACGAGCTGCGTTTCGTCTCGCCCGACGGTCAGGATGTCGCCACCTCCGTCGGCATGCGCCTGCCCGTCGACGGCGCGGCAGCCGACATCACGGCGGCCGACACGGTCATGGTCAGCGGCGGTGACGCGCTGCCCACGGGAGTCATCCCGCCCGCCTTGCTGGACGCGGCGCGCATCCTCTCCGCCCGCACCCGCCGGATGTCGTCGATCTGCACAGGTGCGTTCATCCTCGCCGCCGGCGGCTTGCTCGAGGGCCGGCGGGCGACGACGCACTGGCGCCACGCTGCCCTGCTCGGCAGGCTCTACCCGTCGGTGCAGGTCGACCCCGACGCCATCTTCGTGCGCGACGGCACCGTCTACACCTCGGCCGGCGTCTCGGCGGGCATCGACCTGGCCCTCGCTCTGGTCGAGGAAGACCACGGCGCCGCCCTCACCCGCCGCGTCGCCCAATCGCTCGTGGTCTACATGCAGCGCGCGGGCGGCCAGTCGCAGTTCTCGGCCTCGCTCGCCGGGCCCGCGCCGCGCACCCCGGTTCTGCGTTCGCTGGTCGACGGGATCGCCGCCGACCCGGCCGCCGACCACACGCTCGGCGCGTTGGCCCGGCAGGCGGCCGTGAGTCCGCGGCACCTCTCGCGACTGTTCCACGACGAGCTCGGCACGACTCCCGCGAAGTATGTGGAGGGCATCCGTTTCGATGCCGCGAAGGCGATCCTGGATGCCGGCCACAGCGTCACCGACGCGGCCGAGCGCTCCGGATTCGGCAGCCCCGAGACCCTGCGGCGCGCCTTCGTGGCCCGG from the Herbiconiux aconitum genome contains:
- a CDS encoding GlxA family transcriptional regulator, with product MPRRVVLLVFDGMKLLDVTGPAEVFSEANLMGADYELRFVSPDGQDVATSVGMRLPVDGAAADITAADTVMVSGGDALPTGVIPPALLDAARILSARTRRMSSICTGAFILAAGGLLEGRRATTHWRHAALLGRLYPSVQVDPDAIFVRDGTVYTSAGVSAGIDLALALVEEDHGAALTRRVAQSLVVYMQRAGGQSQFSASLAGPAPRTPVLRSLVDGIAADPAADHTLGALARQAAVSPRHLSRLFHDELGTTPAKYVEGIRFDAAKAILDAGHSVTDAAERSGFGSPETLRRAFVARLGVSPSRYQRRFRTTQA